From Flavipsychrobacter sp., a single genomic window includes:
- the asnB gene encoding asparagine synthase (glutamine-hydrolyzing), with protein sequence MCGITGYYVFNNGSNDNLTKVAQSTDKLYLRGPDSGGHFNDDRIALGHRRLSIIDTSEGATQPMTDATGRYTIVFNGEIFNYQQLSINHLKDTWARIGGAKTTSDTEVLLYLLIEYGTKCLPWLSGFFAFAFYDHETKQVILARDRFGKKPLLYHANDKHIAFASEMKSLLAWDIPKELDYNVLLQYLQLNYVPQPQSMLKGVAKLKQAHYMICTPTGIKEYQPYYEIEIKKEAYNNYSYDAAQQELVQLMDDSVKERMISDVPLGAFLSGGIDSSVMVALASKYTNNLNTFSVGYKDNPYFDETKYAQLVAKKYNTNHTVFSLTTNDFLEHVHDVLDYIDEPFADSSAIPVYILCKNTRKHVTVAISGDGGDEIFAGYNKHAAEWKVRQSSMVNQIVKAGLPIWKMLPRSRNNKVTNIFRQLHRFAEGAQLSDKERYWRWASFNTANQAGKLLRPEVMAKTDTPLLQREKDAILKHINNGGDYNEVLLTDMNLVLISDMLVKVDLMSMANSLEVRSPFLDYKVVDFAFTLPEQYKIDGSMKKRIVQDAFRDMLPEEIYNRPKHGFEIPLLGWFRNELWGLINDDLLQKDFVAQQGIFNVEEIEALKRKLRSNNPEDSHATIWALIVFQHWWKKHLS encoded by the coding sequence ATGTGTGGTATTACCGGCTACTACGTTTTTAATAATGGCAGCAACGATAATCTTACAAAGGTAGCGCAATCTACAGATAAACTCTACCTGCGTGGTCCTGATAGTGGTGGTCATTTTAATGACGACCGTATTGCTTTAGGTCATCGAAGACTTTCCATTATCGACACCTCTGAAGGTGCTACCCAACCCATGACGGATGCTACTGGAAGGTACACAATTGTATTCAACGGAGAGATATTCAATTATCAACAGCTGTCAATAAACCACCTAAAAGATACTTGGGCTCGTATAGGCGGTGCTAAAACGACTTCTGATACAGAAGTACTCCTTTACCTACTTATAGAGTATGGCACCAAATGCTTACCATGGCTGAGTGGGTTCTTTGCTTTTGCCTTTTACGATCACGAAACTAAACAGGTAATATTAGCCAGAGACCGTTTTGGTAAGAAGCCACTACTCTACCATGCTAATGACAAGCATATAGCCTTTGCGTCGGAGATGAAGTCTTTGCTAGCATGGGACATACCTAAGGAGCTAGACTATAACGTGCTACTCCAATACCTGCAACTCAACTATGTGCCGCAGCCACAAAGCATGCTGAAAGGCGTAGCTAAGCTCAAGCAGGCGCATTACATGATCTGCACGCCTACAGGTATTAAAGAATATCAACCGTACTACGAAATAGAGATTAAGAAAGAAGCCTATAATAACTATAGTTATGATGCTGCTCAGCAAGAGCTGGTACAACTCATGGATGACTCGGTAAAAGAGCGCATGATATCTGATGTACCACTCGGGGCATTTCTTAGCGGAGGAATAGACTCCTCAGTTATGGTAGCACTAGCGAGTAAGTACACCAACAACCTGAACACCTTCTCTGTAGGGTATAAAGACAACCCCTACTTCGATGAAACAAAATATGCACAGCTGGTAGCTAAGAAGTACAATACCAACCATACGGTATTCTCCTTGACCACCAACGACTTTCTAGAGCATGTACACGATGTACTAGACTATATTGATGAGCCTTTTGCAGACTCCTCTGCCATTCCTGTCTATATACTCTGCAAAAACACACGTAAACATGTAACTGTAGCTATAAGTGGCGATGGTGGTGATGAGATATTTGCCGGCTATAACAAACATGCTGCCGAATGGAAAGTGCGCCAAAGCTCTATGGTCAACCAAATAGTGAAGGCGGGGCTACCCATTTGGAAAATGCTGCCTCGTAGCCGTAACAATAAGGTCACTAATATATTTCGCCAGCTACACCGCTTTGCAGAAGGTGCACAACTTAGCGATAAGGAAAGGTACTGGAGATGGGCTTCCTTCAACACTGCCAACCAAGCAGGAAAATTGCTAAGACCTGAAGTAATGGCTAAAACAGATACACCATTATTACAACGAGAGAAAGACGCCATACTAAAACACATCAATAATGGTGGCGACTATAATGAGGTACTGCTTACAGATATGAACTTGGTACTCATAAGTGATATGCTGGTAAAAGTAGACCTGATGAGTATGGCCAACAGTTTGGAAGTACGTAGCCCATTCCTAGACTACAAGGTGGTAGACTTTGCCTTCACCCTGCCTGAGCAATATAAAATAGATGGCAGCATGAAGAAGCGCATTGTTCAAGATGCTTTTAGAGATATGCTACCCGAAGAAATATACAACCGTCCAAAGCATGGTTTTGAAATACCACTATTAGGTTGGTTTAGGAATGAACTATGGGGGTTAATAAATGACGACCTTCTACAAAAGGATTTTGTAGCGCAGCAAGGTATATTTAATGTAGAAGAGATTGAAGCCTTGAAACGTAAATTGCGCAGTAATAACCCCGAAGATAGTCATGCTACTATATGGGCATTAATAGTTTTTCAACACTGGTGGAAAAAACACCTCTCATAA
- a CDS encoding DUF4286 family protein encodes MIIYNVTVGVDHSIAAEWLTWMKEEHIPELMATGLFEDARLCKILMQDETEGLTYTAQYFCKTMSEYDSYISDHADTMRAKGIDRFGDKFVAFRTIMEIVS; translated from the coding sequence ATGATAATATACAATGTAACTGTAGGTGTAGACCATAGCATAGCTGCTGAATGGCTGACTTGGATGAAAGAAGAGCATATCCCCGAGCTGATGGCTACGGGCCTTTTTGAAGATGCTCGTTTGTGTAAAATATTGATGCAAGATGAGACAGAAGGACTTACCTATACGGCACAGTATTTTTGCAAAACAATGAGCGAGTACGATAGCTATATCAGCGATCATGCTGACACTATGCGTGCTAAAGGAATAGACCGCTTTGGCGATAAATTCGTGGCATTTAGAACAATAATGGAAATTGTGTCCTGA
- a CDS encoding HU family DNA-binding protein, whose amino-acid sequence MNKAELIEQIAKDADITKTQANEALDSFTNTVIKTLKKGDRVTLVGFGTFSVSERSARNGRNPQTGEVIKIKARKVPKFKAGKEFSTKISGKK is encoded by the coding sequence ATGAACAAAGCTGAATTGATCGAGCAAATTGCTAAAGATGCTGACATTACAAAAACACAAGCTAATGAAGCATTGGATTCTTTCACTAATACAGTAATCAAAACACTTAAAAAAGGTGACCGTGTTACTCTTGTAGGTTTTGGTACTTTCTCTGTTTCTGAGCGTTCTGCTCGTAACGGTCGTAACCCACAAACTGGTGAGGTGATCAAGATCAAAGCTCGCAAGGTGCCTAAGTTTAAGGCTGGTAAAGAATTCTCTACTAAGATCAGTGGTAAGAAGTAA
- a CDS encoding ABC transporter permease, translated as MTQFFFNLSQAFRAIKNNRLRSILTISIIGIGITALVGILTAIEVMKASIYTNFSSMGANTFQVTSDIITQKKRGGGMHISFSQGKTINYDEAKAFKDRYEFPATIGVSMTGSGMAEVRYESEKTNPNISTMGVDEAYFKISDTKLDFGRVFSDYEIKTGGYVCILGNGVANKLFNNRPKNAIGKLVSVGSIKYRVVGISEAKGGSMMMNADNLVFLPLENARKVYGEDERFVINVMVKDIAQKEMAKQEAEGLFRVIRKIPVGYENNFSVSENDNLANILLSSISIVGIAAVFIGFITLLGSVIGLMNIMLVSVAERTREIGVNKALGARSSVIKNQFLTEAIMISLLGGVTGVIMGMLVGNLFGIIFKTGFIVPWVWIGVGVSLCALVGIISGIYPALKASKLDPIVALRYE; from the coding sequence ATGACACAGTTTTTTTTCAATCTCAGTCAAGCATTCAGAGCGATCAAGAATAATCGACTTCGCTCTATCCTGACCATATCTATCATAGGTATAGGCATCACCGCGCTTGTGGGCATACTCACTGCTATTGAAGTGATGAAGGCTAGTATCTATACTAACTTTAGTAGTATGGGGGCTAATACCTTTCAGGTAACAAGTGATATCATTACCCAGAAGAAAAGAGGGGGAGGCATGCATATCAGCTTCAGTCAGGGCAAAACCATCAACTATGATGAGGCTAAGGCTTTTAAAGATAGATATGAATTCCCTGCTACAATTGGCGTATCTATGACGGGTAGCGGTATGGCAGAGGTGCGCTATGAGTCTGAAAAGACCAACCCCAACATTAGTACAATGGGGGTAGACGAAGCTTATTTTAAAATTTCGGATACCAAACTAGATTTTGGACGAGTCTTCTCCGACTATGAGATAAAGACAGGCGGCTATGTATGTATATTAGGCAACGGGGTAGCTAATAAGCTGTTTAATAACAGACCTAAGAATGCCATAGGTAAACTGGTATCTGTAGGTAGTATAAAATATAGAGTAGTAGGTATCTCGGAAGCAAAGGGTGGTAGTATGATGATGAATGCCGACAACTTGGTATTCTTGCCGTTGGAAAATGCGCGTAAAGTATATGGTGAGGATGAGCGGTTTGTGATAAATGTAATGGTAAAAGATATTGCCCAAAAGGAAATGGCCAAGCAAGAAGCTGAAGGGTTATTTCGTGTGATAAGAAAAATACCCGTTGGTTATGAGAATAACTTTAGCGTGAGTGAGAATGATAATTTAGCGAATATTCTTTTGAGCAGCATTAGCATTGTAGGTATTGCAGCGGTGTTCATTGGTTTTATCACCCTGTTGGGTTCTGTTATTGGTTTGATGAACATCATGTTGGTATCAGTAGCCGAACGTACCAGAGAGATAGGTGTAAACAAAGCCTTAGGTGCCCGTTCTTCCGTTATCAAAAATCAGTTTCTTACCGAAGCTATTATGATAAGTTTGTTAGGCGGTGTAACAGGTGTGATAATGGGCATGCTTGTTGGTAATTTGTTTGGTATAATATTCAAAACAGGTTTTATAGTACCTTGGGTATGGATAGGAGTAGGGGTAAGCCTTTGTGCATTGGTAGGTATTATATCTGGCATATATCCTGCGCTGAAGGCCTCAAAATTAGATCCTATAGTAGCACTACGCTACGAGTAA
- a CDS encoding glycosyltransferase, translating to MSAAKVLFIVPYPVRHAPSQRFRVELFEPELQAAEVDYSISPFMDEATWNVLYKNGSILQKAVGIIKGYLKRFKTVLLDVPKYDYIFIHREAAPLGPPIFEWLIAKVLRKKIIFDFDDAIWMENTSNENKLAALLKAAWKTKSICKWSYKVAGGNDYLCNFAKQHNDSVVLLPTCVDMQRMHKGEKQHHEGQVTIGWTGSHSTLKYLDDVIEVLQELEEKHNTRFIVIANKQPDLPLKNLEFIKWSEETEVADLLKIDIGIMPLKADAWSEGKCGFKLIQYLSLGIPAVANPVGVNKVIIEEGVNGYLCNSPEEWVTALTSLVADANLRRSFGQSGKEKMASNYSIASQKDTFLQLFS from the coding sequence ATGTCGGCAGCTAAAGTATTATTCATAGTACCCTACCCTGTAAGGCATGCTCCGTCTCAACGCTTTAGGGTAGAACTGTTTGAACCTGAACTTCAAGCTGCGGAAGTTGATTATTCCATTAGTCCTTTTATGGATGAGGCAACGTGGAATGTGCTATATAAAAATGGCTCTATTCTTCAAAAAGCAGTAGGTATTATTAAAGGTTACCTTAAAAGATTCAAGACCGTATTGTTGGACGTACCTAAGTACGACTACATATTTATACATAGAGAAGCAGCCCCGTTAGGGCCTCCTATATTTGAGTGGCTGATCGCTAAAGTATTGCGTAAAAAGATCATCTTCGATTTTGACGATGCTATATGGATGGAGAACACTAGTAATGAAAATAAGCTGGCAGCACTACTAAAAGCGGCATGGAAGACTAAAAGCATTTGCAAATGGTCTTATAAGGTTGCAGGAGGTAATGACTATCTCTGCAATTTTGCCAAACAGCATAATGACAGTGTAGTATTGCTACCTACTTGTGTAGACATGCAACGTATGCACAAGGGCGAGAAACAACATCATGAAGGACAGGTTACAATTGGCTGGACAGGTAGCCACTCTACCCTCAAATATCTGGATGATGTCATAGAGGTATTACAAGAGCTGGAAGAAAAACACAATACTCGTTTTATAGTCATTGCCAACAAACAGCCTGACCTCCCGCTAAAAAACTTGGAGTTCATCAAATGGAGTGAAGAAACCGAAGTAGCCGACCTTTTAAAAATAGATATAGGCATCATGCCACTTAAAGCTGATGCTTGGAGCGAAGGAAAATGCGGTTTTAAATTGATCCAATATCTATCTCTTGGCATACCCGCTGTAGCCAACCCTGTTGGGGTCAATAAAGTTATTATAGAGGAAGGCGTAAACGGTTATTTATGTAATAGCCCTGAAGAATGGGTAACTGCATTAACATCACTTGTAGCAGATGCAAATTTGCGTAGATCATTTGGGCAATCAGGCAAGGAGAAGATGGCATCTAATTACAGCATTGCTTCGCAAAAAGATACTTTCCTACAACTCTTTAGTTAG
- a CDS encoding glycosyltransferase family 4 protein, whose product MNILIIDNSLNFTGAFKCALNEADLLSDQHKFTFILHSNSNLKKPLQEKGYKVHQLHMVEIKRSIPVLFLYPLMLLRNAVEVFRIVANENIDVVQVNDYYNLIGVMLKKLGYKGKLITYVRFLPSAIPGILNKWWTKLAQKYSYKVIAVSDAVLQQLPQKENTIRIYDPVKLEEQLPEDNDEETNTIDLLYLGNYIKGKGQDYAIEAFAMAYEQNQLLRLRFAGGIMGLDKNAAFKVELQKRAQELGIAEVVTFDSFSTNIEQDIKEADIVLNFSDAESFSMTCLEAAFYGTPLIATKCGGPEEIIVHEETGLLVPKADTTAMSDAILTLANNRLVRDDYALAGKAYVRNKFSISNYTTAIESILKEEQHVGS is encoded by the coding sequence TTGAACATACTGATAATAGACAACTCATTAAACTTTACAGGCGCCTTTAAATGTGCACTAAATGAAGCTGACCTATTATCAGACCAGCATAAGTTCACCTTTATACTACATAGCAATAGCAACTTAAAAAAGCCGTTGCAGGAAAAGGGATACAAAGTACACCAACTACACATGGTAGAAATAAAGCGTTCTATCCCTGTGCTGTTTTTATACCCGCTTATGTTGTTACGAAATGCCGTTGAAGTATTTCGCATAGTAGCCAATGAAAATATAGATGTAGTACAGGTAAACGACTACTACAACCTAATAGGTGTAATGCTAAAAAAACTAGGTTATAAAGGTAAGTTGATCACTTATGTGCGCTTCTTACCTTCAGCCATACCTGGTATACTTAATAAATGGTGGACAAAGTTGGCGCAAAAATATTCCTACAAAGTAATTGCTGTGTCTGATGCAGTACTGCAACAGCTACCACAAAAGGAAAATACCATAAGAATATATGACCCTGTAAAACTAGAAGAACAACTACCGGAAGATAACGATGAAGAAACGAACACTATAGACCTGCTTTACCTAGGCAACTACATAAAAGGCAAAGGGCAAGATTATGCCATAGAAGCTTTTGCTATGGCTTACGAACAAAACCAATTGCTTCGTTTAAGGTTTGCAGGAGGTATTATGGGTTTGGATAAAAATGCAGCCTTTAAAGTAGAACTACAAAAACGAGCTCAAGAGTTGGGCATTGCAGAAGTGGTAACTTTCGATTCCTTTAGCACAAATATAGAACAAGACATAAAGGAGGCTGACATAGTACTTAATTTTTCTGATGCGGAGTCTTTCTCCATGACCTGTTTAGAAGCTGCCTTTTACGGTACGCCATTAATAGCTACCAAATGCGGAGGACCTGAAGAAATAATAGTACACGAAGAGACAGGGCTATTGGTGCCGAAAGCGGACACTACAGCAATGAGTGATGCTATACTAACCCTAGCCAATAATAGACTGGTAAGAGACGACTACGCTTTGGCTGGGAAGGCCTATGTAAGAAATAAGTTTTCTATCAGTAATTATACAACAGCTATCGAATCAATTTTAAAAGAGGAGCAACATGTCGGCAGCTAA
- a CDS encoding glycosyltransferase has product MPRVLRILNRLIIGGPAINATYLTKYMAPEFETMLVIGGKDDHEQDADHLSMDLGITPVVVPEMKREISPVNDGHAYKKVKELIEKFRPDIVHTHAAKSGVIGRLAADACKVPVIVHTFHGHVFHSYFSKMKSNTFVQIERYLARKSTGIIAISDMQRDELVDKYKICSREKMAVIPLGLDLQKFQTHQDVKRTEFRKRFQIADDEIAIGIIGRVVPVKNHSLFVAAAKRVLDQTDKKVRFIVIGDGDMRPQLEDEFKEAGIDYAYYPEEQRAATAICTSWQTDMDVVLAGLDIVALTSHNEGTPVSLIEAQAASRPVVSTNVGGVMDVVIDNQCGYITEPNDAELFAAALLRFVENENKRAYFGSQGRQFVQDKYSYQRLVKDMSEYYYRLMDLKNVSYRNHSGRPIPNSLDQY; this is encoded by the coding sequence ATGCCCCGAGTACTACGCATATTAAACCGACTGATCATTGGTGGCCCTGCCATTAATGCCACTTACCTGACCAAATACATGGCTCCAGAGTTTGAGACCATGTTGGTGATAGGAGGTAAGGACGACCATGAACAAGATGCAGACCACTTGAGTATGGATCTTGGCATCACACCTGTTGTAGTACCGGAAATGAAACGGGAAATAAGTCCCGTCAACGATGGTCATGCCTATAAAAAGGTCAAAGAATTAATAGAAAAATTCAGACCTGATATAGTTCATACACATGCTGCCAAATCTGGTGTCATAGGTCGTTTAGCAGCTGATGCCTGCAAGGTGCCTGTTATTGTACATACATTTCATGGGCACGTGTTTCATAGCTACTTCAGTAAAATGAAGAGCAATACTTTTGTACAAATAGAACGCTATCTGGCAAGGAAATCTACAGGCATTATCGCCATCAGTGATATGCAGAGAGATGAACTGGTAGACAAATACAAGATATGCTCTAGAGAGAAAATGGCGGTCATACCTTTGGGCTTAGACCTACAAAAATTCCAAACACACCAAGACGTTAAACGAACAGAGTTTCGTAAACGTTTCCAGATAGCTGATGACGAAATAGCCATCGGTATCATAGGACGTGTAGTTCCAGTCAAGAATCACTCTTTATTTGTAGCAGCTGCTAAAAGGGTATTAGACCAAACCGACAAAAAGGTTCGCTTTATTGTAATAGGTGATGGTGATATGCGACCACAGTTGGAAGATGAGTTTAAAGAAGCTGGGATTGACTATGCTTATTATCCTGAAGAGCAACGTGCCGCAACAGCCATATGCACCTCTTGGCAGACAGACATGGATGTAGTACTTGCGGGATTAGATATAGTAGCACTTACTTCTCACAACGAAGGTACGCCTGTATCGCTTATAGAAGCACAAGCAGCCTCTCGCCCTGTTGTATCTACCAATGTAGGGGGTGTAATGGATGTAGTAATAGACAACCAATGCGGCTATATTACAGAGCCAAACGATGCCGAGCTATTTGCAGCGGCACTGCTTAGGTTTGTAGAGAATGAGAACAAACGTGCTTATTTTGGCAGCCAAGGACGTCAGTTTGTGCAAGACAAATACTCTTACCAGCGTTTGGTAAAAGACATGTCGGAGTACTACTACCGATTAATGGACTTAAAGAATGTAAGCTATCGCAACCATAGTGGCCGTCCAATACCCAACTCGCTAGACCAGTACTGA
- the rsgA gene encoding ribosome small subunit-dependent GTPase A, translated as MEESTGLVYKSTGSWYSVCDDKGRFWKARVKGKLKIDKDISSTNPIAVGDRVVFDIEDEDADVAIIKSIVTRNNYIVRVSPHNKNQRHIVAANLDAALVVATITEPRTSQGFIDRFLLSAEAYHIPAIIVINKTDLIKKEKHWMQLAHWKDMYEAAGYEFYTVVALNDDSIQPLKDRLAGNTTLFSGHSGVGKSTLINQLIPGLDIRTTEVSEWSGKGQHTTTFAEMFDLPNGGRIIDTPGVKEFGLIGFEREELAQYFPEIRALMNDCKFNNCMHFNEPGCAVKKAVVDGAFDEDRFTSYLTILDTVEKKW; from the coding sequence ATGGAAGAAAGTACAGGACTGGTATATAAATCTACAGGTAGTTGGTATTCTGTTTGCGATGATAAAGGACGCTTTTGGAAGGCGCGTGTAAAAGGTAAGTTGAAGATCGATAAAGACATCTCCTCTACCAACCCCATAGCTGTAGGCGATAGAGTAGTTTTTGATATAGAAGATGAAGACGCTGATGTAGCTATTATTAAAAGTATTGTAACACGTAACAACTATATAGTTCGTGTATCTCCACACAATAAAAACCAAAGACATATTGTAGCTGCCAACCTTGATGCAGCATTAGTTGTAGCTACTATTACCGAGCCGCGCACTTCGCAAGGGTTTATAGATCGTTTTTTGCTTTCGGCGGAAGCCTATCATATTCCTGCTATTATAGTCATTAATAAAACAGACTTAATAAAGAAGGAAAAGCACTGGATGCAGCTGGCACATTGGAAAGATATGTACGAGGCTGCGGGTTATGAGTTTTATACTGTAGTGGCACTAAACGATGATAGTATTCAGCCTCTGAAAGACAGGCTTGCAGGAAATACAACACTTTTCAGCGGGCACTCAGGAGTAGGTAAAAGCACACTGATCAATCAACTGATACCCGGCTTGGATATTAGAACAACAGAGGTGTCTGAATGGAGTGGGAAAGGGCAGCACACTACAACATTTGCAGAAATGTTTGACTTGCCTAATGGTGGTCGTATCATTGATACGCCGGGGGTGAAGGAGTTTGGTCTTATCGGTTTTGAAAGGGAAGAATTGGCGCAATACTTTCCTGAGATCCGTGCACTGATGAACGACTGTAAGTTCAATAACTGTATGCATTTTAATGAGCCCGGATGTGCTGTAAAAAAAGCTGTAGTAGATGGAGCGTTTGATGAAGATAGGTTTACGAGCTATCTTACTATACTGGATACCGTGGAAAAAAAATGGTAA
- a CDS encoding SDR family oxidoreductase → MSAFHTKDISQHSFLVTGGAGFIGSHITEYLLKNGAGKVRVLDNLETGFQKNIDLFTGYDNFEFMKGDIRDAATCVKACEGIDYVSHQAALGSVPRSVKDPITSNEVNVSGFVNMITAAKDSGVKTFVYASSSSVYGDEPNLPKREEKVGNPLSPYAVTKKTNELYANVFADLYSMQVVGLRYFNVFGPRQDPDGPYAAVIPLFVSGILNQTPVYINGDGEQTRDFTFVDNAVQANVRGMLSDNPKSFGEAYNVAVGENFTVNFLYESIREMLGVAHEPTHREPRAGDIRDSLADISKAQTLLGYAPTQRFMDGLKQTVAFFEEIYKK, encoded by the coding sequence ATGTCTGCATTTCATACAAAAGATATTAGCCAACACAGTTTTTTAGTGACGGGTGGAGCCGGTTTTATAGGCTCGCATATTACCGAGTACCTATTGAAGAATGGTGCAGGTAAGGTACGTGTACTAGATAATTTAGAAACAGGATTTCAGAAGAATATTGACCTTTTTACAGGCTATGATAACTTCGAATTCATGAAAGGCGATATCAGAGATGCAGCTACATGTGTGAAGGCTTGTGAAGGCATTGATTATGTATCGCACCAAGCAGCATTGGGCTCAGTGCCTCGTTCGGTAAAAGACCCAATAACCAGTAATGAAGTAAATGTAAGTGGCTTTGTAAATATGATAACCGCTGCTAAAGATAGTGGTGTAAAAACATTTGTATACGCATCATCCTCATCGGTATACGGAGACGAACCTAACTTACCTAAACGTGAGGAGAAAGTAGGTAATCCTTTATCTCCTTATGCAGTTACTAAAAAAACTAACGAACTATATGCCAATGTATTTGCAGATTTATATAGTATGCAGGTAGTTGGTCTAAGATATTTTAATGTATTTGGTCCACGTCAAGACCCCGACGGCCCTTATGCTGCAGTTATTCCATTATTTGTAAGTGGTATTCTCAACCAAACTCCTGTATACATCAATGGTGATGGTGAGCAAACAAGAGACTTCACTTTTGTGGACAATGCTGTGCAAGCTAACGTAAGAGGTATGCTTAGTGATAACCCAAAATCATTTGGTGAGGCCTATAACGTAGCTGTGGGGGAGAACTTTACGGTAAACTTCCTATACGAGTCTATAAGAGAAATGCTAGGTGTAGCGCACGAGCCTACACACCGTGAGCCACGTGCAGGTGATATTCGCGATTCTCTTGCCGATATTAGCAAAGCACAAACATTGCTTGGCTATGCACCAACACAAAGGTTTATGGATGGGTTGAAACAAACTGTAGCCTTCTTTGAAGAGATATACAAGAAATAG
- a CDS encoding 30S ribosomal protein THX — MGRGDKRTKRGKIAMSSFGKSRIARRSTKVALKKANKEKMAAAAKEA, encoded by the coding sequence ATGGGCAGAGGTGATAAACGCACAAAACGTGGCAAAATAGCAATGAGTTCATTCGGTAAAAGCCGTATAGCTCGCCGTTCTACTAAAGTAGCTTTGAAAAAAGCGAACAAGGAGAAAATGGCTGCTGCCGCTAAAGAAGCTTAA